The Gimesia sp. DNA window GACAGCGTTTCTGCCGAACACGTTCGATTTCTTCGACCACCGCCATCCGCTTGGCCTGCAGTGTTTTGAAGACCCGGGGAGGACTTCCTTTCCGCAGACAGGGGCGATGGGTGGGGATCGATGTCACTGAGACTTTGTAGGTTTTTCGAATCTCCCGTTCTGCCAGCGCCGCGGTTCCGGTCATCCCAGCCAGGTGGGCGTAGTTCTGGAAGAAGCTCTGCACAGTAATGCGCGCTGCCTGACCTGTGGCTGCGGTAATGGGAACATGTTCCTGGGCTTCTATGGACTGGTGCAACCCGTCCTGCCATTTTCGGCCTTCCATCATACGGCCCGTAGATTCATCGACGATGACCACTTCATCATTCACGACGACGTAATCGCGATCTTTCAGAAAGCCGAAGCGGGCGATCAGCGACTGTTCAACCTGTTTGTAAATGCGTTCTGTATCGATTGAATCCAGCAGTGAAGGCTTGGGCATCAGCAACACTTTACGACACCCCTGATCGGTCAGATAAGCAGACCGCTTTTTGGGCTCATAAACGTAATCGACCTCAGATTCCAGTTGATGCGTGGCCCGGTTGCTCCAACGGAAGAGGTTTACGGAAGCCGCATCGTTGGGCTGAATCAGACCGATAATCAGCGGTGTCCGGGCTTCATCGATCAGCACACTATCTGCTTCGTCGATCAAAGCGAAGTAATTTCCCCGCTGAACCAGTGGTTCCTTGCCCGATGATTTGTGATTGGAAATGGCCTGCTCTAACTGCCCCGGGGCACTGGCTCCAATGCGAATACGATCCCGGAGAAAGTCAAAGCCCATTTCATTGGCGGTGCCATAGGTGATATCGAGACCGTAGGCAATGCGTCGATCTTCGTCTTCCATATCGGAGGTGATACAACCGACGGATAATCCGAGTTTGTTGAATACGGGACCCATCAGCTCTGAGTCACGTTTCGCCAGGTAATCGTTGACGGTCACCACATGACAGCCTTTGCCCATTAGAGCTCGCAAATAAGCGGGGAGCACAGCTGTCAGCGTTTTCCCTTCACCGGTCTGCATCTCGGCGATGCCCCCTTCGAAGAGCGCAATCCCCCCCATTAACTGCACCGGGAAATGGGCCATTTTCAGAGTACGCCAGGCCGATTCCCGTACCAGAGCGTATGCCTCGGGCAGGATTTTCTTGAGAGGCTCACCCGATTTGGCGCGCCAGCGCAATTCCAGAGAATATCGCTCGAGTTCATCATCAGTGACTGTCTTCAACGCCTCCCCACGCTTAATAATCTGATTAGCCTGGGCGCGCCAGCGGGAAAGCCGGGATTTAGCAGGGCGAAATCCGGTTTTCATCCAATGATAGCTGTGCGAAGAGATGCTCAAGTTGCCTCCCGGAATGTTTGAAACACAAATCTGAGTATCAGTCAGCCGCCTGTTGATCTCTGAAACACATGTAAAGGCGAAGGTTACTCAACTGAAAGACGCTTCTGGACGTGAAAGATAACGCTGAATGTCAAAGGAAAAACTCAGAGAGCCTGAGGGCCTGCCTCGTGATCCCTATTCTCAACAGAGGGATGTAAATCTATAAGGAATAGACACTTACCCTCTCTAATATCCAGTGATTCTGTCCACTTTAAGCATCATTTTATCCAATGAACGGATCTACAACCAAACAAAAAAGTGAAAAACCCAACTCGGTCTTTAAAATGGTTTCACCACGATAAGTTGTTACGGTCCGTTGACTTAAATCAACATTTCGCTTCATGTTCAGCAGGTAAATGTTAGATCGAAGTCAACCAATCGTCATATTCGATGCAGATTGTTTTTTGACTACGTCATATAGAAACAGAACACCCATTCGGTACAATTACCCTAAAGAATGAAAACATTCCAATTTACCTGTTTTTTTAGGTAGCACCCCTGCTTTAAAATCATGACCTGAACATACAGGTTTTGATCCCCTGCAGATGCCATCCGACAGAGGACTGAATTCTTAAGACACTCCTGACTGACTCGTACACTAAAGATACCGAATACATGATCTCAAAATTGATTGATAATCTGTGGAGACCCCGCCGACACCAGCACCATCGTCGGCTCAAAAAAACAACGGCTCCACTGGCAGCAACTGAGAAGCTGGAAGACCGGACCCTACTCAGTGGTCAGGACCTGATCGCGTTTGGACAGGCTTTAGCAGCAGCGAATGTCTCTCTGTATGGTGCAGTCTGGGATGCCGACACGACAGCACAAAAAGCGTTACTGGGTGATGGCGCGACTTATATTAATTTCGTCGACATTACAGACAACGAACGCAATCTCAATGGCAGTGCCGCCGATGTGGGTATCAGCGATGTACAGAATCTGCGGCCCATCTGGAGGCTGAACAACGGAACGTTAATCGAAGGCAGCTCTATCAACAGTCTACAGGATCTGGCAACGGCAACCGGAATCGCAATCACGAATTCGGAAGGTCCTTATCTCAAAGACATTCCCACTCAAAATCTGTTCGCCAATACCGGTCTGCATGTCGCCCTGGATGGATTTGATCCCGACGGCGGACCATTGACTTACACGATAGAGAGCAGCAATCCGAATGTCTCCGCACGCTTACTGACTGGAAATCGCAGTTTGCGGATCAACGTCGCAGGCTACGGGGAGATGATTTTTGAACTGTTCGAGGGGAGAGCTTCCCGCGCTACCGACCGGATCATTCAGCTCGCCCAGGAAGGTTTCTACGATGGTGTCAGTTTCCACCGGATCATCAATGATGCCATCATTCAGGGGGGAGATCCCACTGGAACCGGCGCTGGTGGTTCTACCTATGGTTCATTCGACGATCAGTTTCATCCCGAGTTACAGCACGTGCAATCTGGCCTGCTCTCGATGGCCAAAGCACAGGACGACACCAATAACTCCCAGTTCTTCATCACGGATCGCCCGCTCCGCAGACTCGACTATCAACATACAATTTTCGGTTTCCTGACCGAAGGCGACGATGTTCGCAATGCCATCAACGATGTGAAAGTGGTCAACACGGACGATCCGTTTTTTGATATCACTATGGACAGCGTGGAAGTCTTTTCTGACTTTGAAAACGCCACGCTCTTCTTAAATGCTGCCGAAGGATATAGCGGTTCCTCCACGATCACGGTGACCGTCACCGATCAGGATGGAAATCAGCAGCAGCGACAGTTCCAGGTCAATGTGACACCGGATACAATTGACCTTCCCTACGAGGACCCGGTCACCGACAACATTATTTTTGATTCTTCAGATGCCAATCCTTACCTGGCAGACATTCCCACTCTACAAGTCAGGGCCGGAGAATCTATTCAGTACCAGTTGCAGGCCATTGACGTCGACGCGTTGGCTCCCAATAACGGGGTCCCAGTCTATATGAATCAGGATCTCCTTTCTGATTATGGTCTGTACATTCCGGTAACGGCCCCTGCGGGACTCATTAATACCATAGACCTGAACAACCAGGGAATCCTGACGATCAGTCCCAACGCCGGACTGGCACCAGGCATCTACCAGTTAACCGTGGCAGTCGGATTCCAGACCAGTGCGATTGACTACCAGGTCGTGACAGTCGTAGTGACCGAGCCGCCTGTTGCCAACAACGATTTTGTCGCTCTGCAAGGAGATACTCCCGCGTCGTTCGATATCTTCGCGAACGATACAGACAGTGATGGCAGCATCGATGAACAATCAGCGGAAATCATCTCTCAGCCCACGCATGGTACTGTTACGCTGGTGCAGGTTGGCGAAGATGATTACGAAATTCAGTACACGGCTGACGGCTCTGGTTACATGGGGCTCGACTCCTTTACCTATCGAGTCGCTGACAACCTGGGCGCCTACTCGAATGTCGCTACCGTACAGTTTTCAATTGCCCCCGAAGGAGTGATTCTGGTCACCAATCTGACCGATACTTCTCCGAATAACCGGGTGACTTTACGCAGAGCGATTCAGGCAGCCAATTCAGACACGAGCATCGGCGCCGCCCCCGCGGGGAATGGCGCAGACATCATCATGTTCGACCCTGCTCTGTTCAATGGCACTGCGAAAACACTGATTATTTCTCAAGACCTAGAGATCACAGACTCTCTCACCATTATCGCTCCGACTTCTGCAGAAGGGGCTCCGCTACTCACGATCGACGCATATCAGAATGATCGGCACTTCCTGATCGACGACGGACAGGTAAGTGATCTGACAGTAAGACTGGAAAACCTCAAACTGACCAAGGGGAATCTCGGCGATAATGGAGCGTCGATCTTTAACGCCGAAAACCTGGTGATCACCAACAGCGAAATTACGAACAACCAGAGTACCTCCGGACTGGGCGGTGCCATCTACAATACGGGACATCTGGAAGTCTACGACACCCTGTTCCAGTCCAACAGCTCCCTCTACTCTTCTGGAGGGGCGATCGTCAGTCAGTCTGGTACTGTAATTTTGAATGGAAGTACGGTGAACCAGAATACCGCAGAGGGATTTGGAGGCGGTATCTATGCCATCAATTCCGATGTCACGCTGAATAACAGCACGCTATCGACGAATGTCAGCGCTAGCGGTGGGGGAGGCGGCCTCTATCAGAACGGTGGTACTCTGACGATCAACGGCTCGCTCATCACCGACAATACCACTGGAGCTGCTACCGATGGTGCGGGGCTCTATCTCTTCGATCTCACAACCACAATTACCGATTCCACCTTTTACCTGAACCGCAGCTCTGGTTCCGGGGCCGCCATCAGACAGTCAAATGGATCGCTGACCGTTCGCAACAGCACCTTTTATGACAACTCGGCACTGTTTGGGGACGGGGGAGCAATCTCATCAGGAGCCCTGACGACATTGCTGGTCAACACCACCCTGTCCGGGAATTCAGCCAGCAGCAGTGGTGGGGGCATCTACTTCTCCAATCCGGTTGATTTTGACAGTGCCATTATCAGCAACAGCACCATCGCGAATAATACGGCAAACCAGGATGGAGGCGGCCTCTATTCCTCGTTCGATGTGATTACGCTGAACAACACAATCGTTGCCGATAACTCTGCTTCCAGTTCAGGCGATGACATCAGTGGTTACGTGAACGGGTCTTACAGCCTGGTGGAATCAACGTCCGGATTTACCAATCAGGGATCGAATTTTATCACTGGCCAGGACCCGGAACTGCTTCCCCTCGCCGATAACGGTGGTTCCACTCTGACTCATGCGTTGACGACAACCAGTGTCGCCATCGATGCTGGTAATCCCGCTTTTGATCCCAGTGCGTTTACTCCCGAACTGACTCTGGACCAGCGTGGTTCTGCCCGTGTTGCCGACGGTAATAACGATACCATCAGCCGCGTTGATATCGGAGCCTATGAGGCAGAATCAGTTCTCGCATCTGCAGACATGACCGTGAAATGGAAAGCCACCAGTACTGGTAGCGAAGGGCAAGTCGGCTCCCTGCCAGCCAACGTGGATTTCCTGGACGAGTTCAGTCCGGTCACCGTCGAGATCTGGGTCAGCATTACCAATTCTACTCAAAATGGCGTTGCATCAGCTGCCGTAGACTTCAGCTTTGATGCAACTTATCTGACTGTAGAATCCATCATATACGGCGCCGGATTTACTCAAAACCAGACCGGGGCCATCGACAACGAAAACGGGACCATCACCGGCCTGGGGGCTTCCAGCGAATTGTCTGCTTTCGGAGCAGAAACGCTTGTACTGATGGCGCGTGTGAACCTGTCAGTCAAGCCGATCGACCTCAACGCTGACGGGCAGTACATGCAGCCTGTGGGCAACGTGGACTTTGAGATTTCGAACAGTGTCATTAACTCTGCAGTCGGAGCCGCAATGGTGACGGAAGGTGCAGCGGTGAATCTGACTCTGGTCCCAGCGCTCTACGACCTGAATGACAGTGGCAAGATTGATTTTGGAGACCTGCTTCTATTCGTTTCTGTCTATAACAAAACCACCGGTGCTCCAGGAGCAGACGCCACCTGGGCCTCCGACTTTGACCGTTCCGGTAAAGTCGATTTCAAAGACCTCACCCTGCTGGCTGCCAATTACAATAAGGTAAAAGGGGGCAGCAGTTCCTTTGTCTATCCGACCAACTTCAGTGAAGTCTGGCAGCAAAACAACCTCGTCACCGCAATCGTCAATTCAGAAGACGACAACACGCAATCATTGACCAGTGAAGAGGCAGCGCCGGTCCTCGAAGCGGCGAAACAACAGGTCGCCGCCAGTTCTGATGAGATTACCATTGAGCAGCTCAGTGACGTCAAACTGGAAATAGTCGAACTGCCTGGAAACCAGCTGGCCAAAGCTGACTCTTCCACTAATACAATCTATCTGGATGTTAACGCCGCAGGCTGGGGCTGGTTCGTCGACAGCACGCCCTTCTCGAATAGCGAGTTCGATGCCACCGAAGACCCCAGAATCTTCTCAGCAGGCCTCCTGAGTGCAGCCAGTGGTCAGATCGACCTCCTGACCGTTCTGTTGCATGAACTCAGTCACCTGCTGGGACATGAACAC harbors:
- a CDS encoding translocase, translated to MSISSHSYHWMKTGFRPAKSRLSRWRAQANQIIKRGEALKTVTDDELERYSLELRWRAKSGEPLKKILPEAYALVRESAWRTLKMAHFPVQLMGGIALFEGGIAEMQTGEGKTLTAVLPAYLRALMGKGCHVVTVNDYLAKRDSELMGPVFNKLGLSVGCITSDMEDEDRRIAYGLDITYGTANEMGFDFLRDRIRIGASAPGQLEQAISNHKSSGKEPLVQRGNYFALIDEADSVLIDEARTPLIIGLIQPNDAASVNLFRWSNRATHQLESEVDYVYEPKKRSAYLTDQGCRKVLLMPKPSLLDSIDTERIYKQVEQSLIARFGFLKDRDYVVVNDEVVIVDESTGRMMEGRKWQDGLHQSIEAQEHVPITAATGQAARITVQSFFQNYAHLAGMTGTAALAEREIRKTYKVSVTSIPTHRPCLRKGSPPRVFKTLQAKRMAVVEEIERVRQKRCPILVGTPSVEASEELGDLLAMKAIPHQILNAKYHEQEAEIVKKAGEPARVTIATNMAGRGTDILLKDIVRENGGLHVIATEMHTSARIDRQLIGRSARQGDPGHYQFFLSLEDELLRCLELNQLNQIIRSAKADERGELSPGWISFFKKTQDFLEKLHRKQRRDMLKQEKFRIEMFHKMGLDPYLEWTE
- a CDS encoding peptidylprolyl isomerase, which encodes MISKLIDNLWRPRRHQHHRRLKKTTAPLAATEKLEDRTLLSGQDLIAFGQALAAANVSLYGAVWDADTTAQKALLGDGATYINFVDITDNERNLNGSAADVGISDVQNLRPIWRLNNGTLIEGSSINSLQDLATATGIAITNSEGPYLKDIPTQNLFANTGLHVALDGFDPDGGPLTYTIESSNPNVSARLLTGNRSLRINVAGYGEMIFELFEGRASRATDRIIQLAQEGFYDGVSFHRIINDAIIQGGDPTGTGAGGSTYGSFDDQFHPELQHVQSGLLSMAKAQDDTNNSQFFITDRPLRRLDYQHTIFGFLTEGDDVRNAINDVKVVNTDDPFFDITMDSVEVFSDFENATLFLNAAEGYSGSSTITVTVTDQDGNQQQRQFQVNVTPDTIDLPYEDPVTDNIIFDSSDANPYLADIPTLQVRAGESIQYQLQAIDVDALAPNNGVPVYMNQDLLSDYGLYIPVTAPAGLINTIDLNNQGILTISPNAGLAPGIYQLTVAVGFQTSAIDYQVVTVVVTEPPVANNDFVALQGDTPASFDIFANDTDSDGSIDEQSAEIISQPTHGTVTLVQVGEDDYEIQYTADGSGYMGLDSFTYRVADNLGAYSNVATVQFSIAPEGVILVTNLTDTSPNNRVTLRRAIQAANSDTSIGAAPAGNGADIIMFDPALFNGTAKTLIISQDLEITDSLTIIAPTSAEGAPLLTIDAYQNDRHFLIDDGQVSDLTVRLENLKLTKGNLGDNGASIFNAENLVITNSEITNNQSTSGLGGAIYNTGHLEVYDTLFQSNSSLYSSGGAIVSQSGTVILNGSTVNQNTAEGFGGGIYAINSDVTLNNSTLSTNVSASGGGGGLYQNGGTLTINGSLITDNTTGAATDGAGLYLFDLTTTITDSTFYLNRSSGSGAAIRQSNGSLTVRNSTFYDNSALFGDGGAISSGALTTLLVNTTLSGNSASSSGGGIYFSNPVDFDSAIISNSTIANNTANQDGGGLYSSFDVITLNNTIVADNSASSSGDDISGYVNGSYSLVESTSGFTNQGSNFITGQDPELLPLADNGGSTLTHALTTTSVAIDAGNPAFDPSAFTPELTLDQRGSARVADGNNDTISRVDIGAYEAESVLASADMTVKWKATSTGSEGQVGSLPANVDFLDEFSPVTVEIWVSITNSTQNGVASAAVDFSFDATYLTVESIIYGAGFTQNQTGAIDNENGTITGLGASSELSAFGAETLVLMARVNLSVKPIDLNADGQYMQPVGNVDFEISNSVINSAVGAAMVTEGAAVNLTLVPALYDLNDSGKIDFGDLLLFVSVYNKTTGAPGADATWASDFDRSGKVDFKDLTLLAANYNKVKGGSSSFVYPTNFSEVWQQNNLVTAIVNSEDDNTQSLTSEEAAPVLEAAKQQVAASSDEITIEQLSDVKLEIVELPGNQLAKADSSTNTIYLDVNAAGWGWFVDSTPFSNSEFDATEDPRIFSAGLLSAASGQIDLLTVLLHELSHLLGHEHNSDSHLMEPVLETGERRLLDYGDSEATDEFFGSYLDPEFGGIN